The genomic interval GCATGGACTTGATGACAGGCGGGCCGAAAGTTATATTCGGTACGAATTTACCGTCCATAACATCAAGGTGAGCCCATTTGAGTCCCGCTTCTTCAAGAGCTTTGAGTTCATCGGCCAGTCTGCTGAAATCGCACGAAAGCAGTGATGGCGAAATAATGGTTTCTTTTTCAGCCATTAGTCCTCCTCCTTGTCATCTTCCATATTAAAATCAACTTTGATTTTAAACATGAAACTTGCCGGAAGGTTCAGAACTTTAATTCCTGTTTTATCGGTAATAGACTGGAGGGTATTTTCGACGTCTTCAAGGTCTGTACCTATGTAAGTGAACCATATGTTGAATTCATTTTCGCGCAGATAGTTATGAGTCACGCCTTTATGTTTGTTAACTTCTGCAACGAATTCATCGATCTTCTCTTCGGGAACTTTTGCCGCGCAAAGAGTAGATTTCCAGCCGAGCTCTCTGGAACCGAAGTTTGCACCGATTCTGCGGATAACTCCGTCTTCTCTGAGCTTCGTTACACGGCTTAAGGTTTCGTCTTCGGTAATTCCTATCTGTTCGCCCACAACCGCGTAAGGGCGGGAGGCGATAGGGAATCCTGATTGGA from Desulfovibrio gilichinskyi carries:
- a CDS encoding AsnC family transcriptional regulator, encoding MDAVDKQILTIIQSGFPIASRPYAVVGEQIGITEDETLSRVTKLREDGVIRRIGANFGSRELGWKSTLCAAKVPEEKIDEFVAEVNKHKGVTHNYLRENEFNIWFTYIGTDLEDVENTLQSITDKTGIKVLNLPASFMFKIKVDFNMEDDKEED